The following proteins come from a genomic window of Mammaliicoccus sp. Marseille-Q6498:
- a CDS encoding ABC transporter permease gives MNMKLALKELTYYKFKYLLVTLILFLLAFLVLFISALAQGLAKENVSGIEQWNKSEYVIAGDADNNLSQSTISDKQEKAVQNVTKGDTIKTAMQKVKTDSGKEDLMFTQLTNNIKPSPSEGELPKKDNEVLLNEKLKSEGFSVGDQIKLSDEDKSFKVVGFSDNLMFSHTSMAYVNEDAMKDLKGNHISVIAYDSLSSSQKDELNNLDNVKVVSQKDMLAAIPSYNAEQQPLNLMIVFLFVISAIVITAFFYVMTIQKTSQFGILKAIGTKNKSLVSSLMIQILIITLIGVAIAIGIIFILNGLMPVAMPFYLNINLMLLMVAVFIVVSLVGAVLSLIKVMKIEPLEAIGGE, from the coding sequence ATGAACATGAAATTAGCACTTAAAGAACTTACTTATTACAAGTTCAAATATTTACTTGTAACGTTGATTTTATTTTTACTAGCATTTTTAGTTTTATTTATTTCAGCTTTAGCACAAGGGTTAGCGAAAGAGAATGTTTCAGGGATTGAACAATGGAACAAAAGTGAATACGTCATTGCAGGTGACGCGGACAATAATCTAAGTCAATCGACTATATCAGATAAGCAAGAGAAAGCAGTTCAAAATGTTACTAAAGGCGATACAATCAAAACAGCAATGCAAAAAGTTAAAACAGATAGTGGTAAAGAGGATTTAATGTTTACGCAACTTACAAACAATATTAAACCTAGCCCTTCTGAAGGGGAATTACCTAAAAAAGATAATGAAGTTTTATTAAATGAAAAATTAAAATCTGAAGGCTTCAGTGTTGGGGATCAAATTAAATTATCAGATGAGGACAAATCATTCAAAGTTGTTGGTTTTTCAGATAACTTAATGTTCTCACATACTTCAATGGCATACGTAAACGAAGATGCTATGAAAGACTTAAAAGGAAATCATATCTCAGTTATTGCATATGATAGTTTAAGTAGTAGTCAAAAGGATGAACTCAATAATTTAGATAATGTGAAAGTCGTATCACAAAAAGATATGTTAGCTGCAATTCCAAGTTATAACGCAGAACAACAACCTTTAAATCTGATGATCGTATTCTTATTCGTCATCTCAGCAATCGTGATAACAGCATTCTTCTACGTTATGACAATTCAAAAAACGAGCCAATTCGGTATTTTAAAAGCAATCGGTACGAAAAATAAATCACTTGTATCATCATTAATGATTCAAATTTTAATCATCACATTAATCGGTGTAGCAATCGCAATAGGTATAATCTTCATCTTAAATGGATTAATGCCAGTCGCAATGCCATTCTACTTAAATATAAACTTGATGTTGTTAATGGTAGCAGTATTCATAGTCGTGTCATTAGTCGGCGCAGTATTATCACTTATTAAAGTTATGAAAATCGAACCACTAGAAGCTATAGGAGGAGAATAA
- a CDS encoding DNA-3-methyladenine glycosylase: METIKIECPKIFDYNQCLAYFKRDENEVLFYVVDQEIYRALYIDGNKILIRVSYEYHHLIVEILNDVVLSPSNIERLITFVEEWFDLATDLTSFYELGKNNQILAPLIEGLYGLRLIRIPDFFEAISWGIIGQQINLTFAYQLKRNFVEKYGEKIEYQASSYYIHPSAEKVAQLNVEDLTALKFSRRKAEYLIGIAKSIHAQMLTKEQLLKMDDEKEVEKTLVNMRGIGPWTAHYVMMRSLGIKNAYPIGDVGLQNALKTLLKLDNKPTQAHMMELNESWEKWSSYATFYIWRAPYIGE; encoded by the coding sequence ATGGAAACAATAAAAATTGAATGTCCGAAAATTTTTGACTATAACCAATGTTTAGCATATTTTAAAAGAGATGAAAATGAAGTCTTGTTTTATGTAGTTGATCAAGAAATTTATAGAGCACTTTATATAGATGGAAATAAAATATTAATTCGTGTTTCTTATGAATATCATCATTTGATTGTTGAGATTTTAAACGATGTAGTCCTTTCACCTTCAAATATTGAACGATTAATCACTTTTGTAGAAGAGTGGTTTGATTTAGCGACTGATTTAACTTCATTTTATGAACTCGGTAAAAATAATCAAATTTTGGCTCCTTTAATAGAAGGATTGTATGGATTAAGACTTATTAGAATTCCAGACTTTTTCGAAGCTATTTCCTGGGGCATAATCGGACAACAAATTAACTTAACATTCGCATACCAACTAAAAAGAAATTTTGTTGAAAAATATGGAGAAAAAATCGAATACCAAGCATCTTCATATTATATACACCCTTCCGCAGAAAAAGTGGCTCAATTAAACGTAGAAGATTTAACGGCTTTAAAATTTTCAAGAAGAAAAGCAGAATATTTAATAGGCATTGCTAAAAGTATTCACGCGCAAATGTTAACGAAAGAACAGTTATTAAAGATGGATGATGAGAAAGAAGTAGAAAAGACGTTAGTGAATATGAGAGGCATAGGGCCATGGACAGCACATTATGTCATGATGAGATCACTAGGTATAAAAAATGCCTATCCAATAGGAGATGTCGGACTACAAAATGCTTTGAAGACATTGTTAAAGCTAGACAATAAACCAACACAAGCACATATGATGGAACTAAATGAAAGTTGGGAAAAGTGGAGCTCATACGCCACATTCTATATATGGCGCGCACCGTATATAGGGGAATAA
- a CDS encoding ATP-grasp domain-containing protein, producing the protein MKEYLLLLGAEQFLRERSYSGGKSVGNFQVWTSIKNAQYNYNSYFDFCLNADPLNYDELKEQIAFYKLQGYVPKSIIPLNDWTLKVANKLNKDYGLPHLEENVVEACRNKKEMKRLFEIYGVATPKSKNFYNEHQLRELLNDFSFPVIIKPVDFGGSGGVYLANNLEESLESYKKSKRIMEEYANTFKVSKNEFLLEEFIASDDEVSVEVLCGKEFYKVITVTEKYLSPKPWFTEMGHVVPSHRYKDTNITSLAIDACKSLGINRGVAHVEIKVKGKDLYVIEAAARPGGDAIMDLIESSYGINPYKLHISMYIDNEQDDNYHFKPSKTSAISFLKAPIGEIKKINSPNISMDRDIVRVHIFKKVGDIAGNPENWSDREGLVQFSFPGLPNNKGYKHIEKSDKLAKEIFDYKVDIDE; encoded by the coding sequence ATGAAAGAGTACTTACTATTATTAGGCGCTGAACAATTTTTAAGAGAAAGATCATATTCAGGAGGTAAATCAGTCGGAAATTTCCAAGTATGGACATCCATTAAAAATGCCCAATACAATTATAATTCGTATTTTGACTTTTGTTTAAATGCCGATCCTTTAAACTATGATGAGTTAAAAGAACAAATAGCGTTTTATAAATTGCAAGGTTATGTACCTAAGTCGATTATTCCATTAAACGATTGGACTTTAAAAGTGGCTAATAAACTTAATAAGGACTATGGTTTACCTCATCTAGAAGAAAATGTAGTGGAAGCTTGTAGAAATAAAAAAGAAATGAAAAGATTATTTGAAATTTATGGCGTGGCAACTCCGAAATCGAAAAACTTTTATAATGAACATCAGTTAAGGGAACTATTAAATGACTTTTCATTTCCAGTCATCATTAAACCAGTGGATTTTGGTGGTAGTGGCGGTGTCTACTTGGCAAATAACTTAGAAGAAAGCCTTGAATCATATAAAAAATCTAAAAGAATAATGGAAGAATACGCTAATACATTTAAAGTGTCTAAAAATGAGTTTTTACTTGAAGAATTTATTGCAAGTGATGATGAAGTCTCTGTCGAAGTACTGTGTGGAAAAGAATTTTATAAAGTCATAACTGTTACTGAAAAATATCTTTCACCTAAACCTTGGTTTACAGAAATGGGTCATGTTGTACCTAGTCACAGATACAAAGATACCAATATTACCAGTCTTGCAATAGATGCTTGTAAATCTTTAGGAATTAATCGTGGCGTTGCCCACGTAGAAATTAAAGTTAAGGGCAAGGACTTGTATGTTATAGAAGCTGCAGCAAGACCTGGTGGAGATGCAATTATGGACTTAATTGAATCTTCATACGGAATAAATCCCTATAAATTACATATTTCAATGTATATTGATAATGAACAAGATGATAATTATCATTTTAAGCCGAGTAAAACTTCGGCCATATCCTTTTTGAAAGCACCTATTGGAGAAATTAAAAAAATCAATTCGCCGAATATATCGATGGACCGCGACATAGTTAGAGTACATATCTTTAAAAAAGTTGGTGACATAGCTGGAAATCCTGAAAATTGGAGCGATAGAGAAGGTTTAGTTCAATTTAGTTTTCCAGGTTTACCAAATAACAAAGGATATAAACATATAGAAAAAAGCGATAAATTAGCTAAAGAAATTTTTGATTATAAGGTAGATATAGATGAATAG
- a CDS encoding ABC transporter substrate-binding protein, with the protein MLKKLCIFLATLLLVLAGCNNKDEGASSDTHKYKTDEGKTVNIPNQPKRVVVLTSDQGNFQKLGVNPVGVDADFPKSKYVDDKDAKRVGSEDVEAVTKLKPDLIITYNANPQIKKYEKIAPTIPFDHSKRNFKDVHLEIGKLLGKDDKAKAQVKDLEETLTKEGKSVKDKLGKDSTVSIMEVGPKELTLIGDNFGRGSEVIYQGFGFKHPDAAKKDIPKEGWLTTSFENFNKYSGDYLLVPTDDGKKPKSSLLEGSVWKNSKAVKDDHVYYYPKNLFMYSDPISIEKQATYLKDMLTK; encoded by the coding sequence ATGTTAAAAAAATTATGTATATTTCTTGCAACTTTATTACTTGTTTTAGCAGGTTGTAATAACAAAGATGAAGGCGCATCAAGTGACACGCACAAATACAAAACAGATGAAGGAAAGACAGTTAATATACCAAACCAACCTAAACGCGTTGTCGTACTTACTTCAGACCAAGGGAATTTTCAAAAACTAGGCGTTAATCCAGTAGGTGTAGACGCTGACTTCCCTAAATCTAAATATGTAGACGACAAAGATGCTAAACGTGTTGGTTCTGAAGATGTTGAAGCAGTGACTAAATTAAAACCTGATTTAATCATTACTTACAATGCTAATCCTCAAATCAAAAAATACGAAAAAATTGCACCAACAATACCTTTTGATCATAGTAAACGTAATTTTAAAGACGTTCATTTAGAAATTGGTAAACTTTTAGGAAAAGATGACAAAGCAAAAGCACAAGTTAAAGACTTAGAAGAAACGCTGACTAAAGAAGGAAAATCTGTTAAAGATAAACTTGGAAAAGACAGCACAGTCTCAATTATGGAAGTTGGCCCTAAAGAATTAACACTAATCGGCGACAACTTCGGACGTGGTTCAGAAGTGATTTATCAAGGATTCGGATTTAAACATCCAGACGCAGCTAAAAAAGACATTCCTAAAGAAGGTTGGTTAACAACATCATTTGAAAACTTCAACAAATACTCAGGCGATTACTTATTAGTCCCTACTGACGATGGCAAAAAACCAAAATCATCATTATTAGAAGGCAGTGTTTGGAAAAATAGTAAAGCTGTAAAAGATGATCATGTATACTACTATCCAAAAAATCTATTTATGTACTCAGACCCTATCTCAATCGAAAAACAAGCAACGTACTTAAAAGATATGTTAACAAAATAA
- a CDS encoding OsmC family protein yields MIKSVWQGKKTFKAQSKFGHDIVSDAPTESGGDDNGPSPVELMLSGLAGCTGIDVTNIMKERLAKVTKLEITVDDERDDNTSRSVKHATLIFDVEGEVDLKKLKRAINMSVDKYCTVAHSLKATIEPKLIYNGEEEEI; encoded by the coding sequence ATGATTAAATCTGTATGGCAAGGTAAAAAGACTTTTAAAGCACAGTCTAAATTTGGACACGATATCGTTTCAGATGCACCGACAGAATCTGGTGGCGATGATAATGGCCCATCACCTGTTGAGTTAATGTTAAGTGGTTTAGCAGGATGTACGGGGATAGATGTCACGAACATTATGAAAGAGCGATTAGCAAAAGTTACTAAATTAGAGATTACAGTAGACGACGAAAGAGACGATAATACCTCTCGCTCAGTTAAACATGCGACATTAATTTTTGATGTCGAAGGAGAAGTAGACTTAAAAAAATTAAAACGCGCTATCAATATGAGTGTCGATAAATACTGTACTGTCGCACATTCTTTAAAAGCTACAATTGAACCAAAACTTATTTATAACGGTGAAGAAGAAGAAATTTAG
- a CDS encoding TetR/AcrR family transcriptional regulator, with product MNKSTDLRVIKTKKALSESLLDLLANKAFSVVTVNEICEHSLVHRTTFYKHYMDKFDLLQYALQENTKEFFNIDIHERLEKPFQSMEKSFITKLSDVFDKQTETNDSNFGDVVINHFITLFSKDFENNINKVTVRDKFPQSLLTYIYGANLAAIVQWAKSEMKDINFSDLDEIFNQINIIGIEDNKK from the coding sequence ATGAATAAATCTACTGATTTAAGAGTCATAAAAACTAAAAAAGCTTTAAGCGAATCTTTATTAGACTTATTAGCCAATAAAGCTTTTTCTGTAGTAACTGTAAATGAAATTTGTGAACATTCACTTGTACATCGTACGACTTTTTATAAACATTATATGGATAAATTTGATTTATTACAGTATGCACTTCAAGAAAATACTAAAGAATTTTTTAATATAGACATTCACGAACGATTAGAAAAACCATTTCAATCTATGGAAAAATCTTTTATAACCAAGTTATCAGATGTATTCGATAAACAAACAGAAACAAATGATTCTAACTTTGGCGATGTCGTTATTAATCACTTTATAACATTGTTCAGTAAAGACTTCGAGAATAACATTAATAAAGTCACTGTTCGCGACAAATTTCCACAATCATTATTAACTTATATTTATGGCGCCAACTTAGCAGCAATTGTACAATGGGCAAAAAGCGAAATGAAAGATATTAATTTTTCAGATTTAGATGAAATTTTTAATCAAATAAATATTATTGGTATTGAGGATAATAAAAAATAA